A stretch of DNA from Deltaproteobacteria bacterium:
TTAATAATCTTCAGCCTCCATAGGGGCTCGCAGGAGCGGGTTTATTACAGAAAGGGTTCCATGCGTAATCTTACCTTATTAACCGACATGTACGAGCTGACCATGGTCGGCGGATACCTCGACAACGGGAAAGAAAGCCAACGGGCCAATTTTGACTACTTTTTCCGTAAAATTCCGGATGAGGGGGGCTATTGTATTGCCGCCGGTCTTGAGCAGGTCATTGATTATATCAGACACATCCGTTTTACTTCGGAGGATTTAGCCTATCTGGCCAACTTGGATATTTTCCCCGAGAAGGTTCTCCGCTACCTGGAAGCGTTTCGCTTTACCGGTGATCTCTTTGCCGTTCCTGAAGGTACGGTGGTCTTCCCCTATGAACCGCTCATCCGGGTTACGGCTCCCTTGCCGGAAGCCCAGTTTATTGAATCGGCCTTGTTGAATATGATGAACTTCCAAACATTGATCGCCACCAAAGCTGCCCGAGTTTGCACAGCCGCCGAAGGCGATCCGGTTATTGAATTCGGTCTCAGGCGCGCCCATGGGCCGGATGCCGCCATTGAGGCTGCCAGGGCGGCTTTTATTGGGGGGGCCCAGGGCACATCCAATGTCTTGGCCGGTAAACTGTTCGATATTCCGGTCCGCGGGACCGTAGCCCATAGCTGGGTGGAATCCTTTCCATCGGAATTAGAAGCTTTCAAAG
This window harbors:
- a CDS encoding nicotinate phosphoribosyltransferase, which gives rise to MRNLTLLTDMYELTMVGGYLDNGKESQRANFDYFFRKIPDEGGYCIAAGLEQVIDYIRHIRFTSEDLAYLANLDIFPEKVLRYLEAFRFTGDLFAVPEGTVVFPYEPLIRVTAPLPEAQFIESALLNMMNFQTLIATKAARVCTAAEGDPVIEFGLRRAHGPDAAIEAARAAFIGGAQGTSNVLAGKLFDIPVRGTVAHSWVESFPSELEAFKAYCRVYPQGCFLLVDTYDTLKSGIPNAIKIGKELKAQGKGNLQGVRLDSGDLAYLSKEARKILDREGFEEAKIFASSDLDEWIIESIKKQGGRIDSWGVGTKLVTAYSTPALGGVYKLTAIEEDGRMRPK